The Planococcus donghaensis genome contains a region encoding:
- the thrB gene encoding homoserine kinase yields the protein MSWKEFSVTVPASTANLGPGFDSIGLALDLHMFVHVSPSATWQVEYKDQGYKQLATGTDNLIVATAQAVADQYNRSLPTAKLVIDTEIPLSRGLGSSASAIAAGIEIADRLIGLQLSMKEKLKIGTEMEGHPDNISASLLGGLTISYFDEDELEIIHVPEVEIGVVILVPPTEFLTSESRDLLPENLPYKTAIRGSASGNVLSAALARGDWKTAGRMMQKDVFHEPYRKSRFQDFEQIQKSCLKLGVYGMAISGAGPSLFIAVEKGQEKMVATQLAEKFPLYESLVTKPSSKGIKICETVL from the coding sequence ATGAGTTGGAAAGAATTTTCGGTAACCGTTCCAGCTTCTACTGCCAATCTTGGCCCTGGATTTGATTCGATTGGTCTGGCATTAGATCTTCATATGTTTGTTCATGTTTCGCCATCTGCTACTTGGCAAGTTGAATACAAAGACCAAGGATACAAGCAGCTTGCAACGGGAACGGATAATTTGATTGTTGCAACTGCCCAAGCAGTTGCTGATCAATACAACCGGTCTTTGCCAACTGCAAAATTGGTCATTGATACAGAAATTCCGTTAAGTAGAGGACTTGGCAGCAGTGCTTCAGCCATTGCTGCGGGTATCGAAATTGCCGATCGATTAATCGGTTTGCAACTTTCGATGAAAGAGAAATTGAAAATCGGTACGGAAATGGAAGGGCATCCCGATAACATTTCAGCATCGCTTCTTGGTGGGTTAACCATTTCTTATTTTGACGAGGACGAGCTAGAAATTATTCATGTTCCAGAAGTTGAGATTGGCGTAGTTATTTTAGTGCCACCGACTGAATTTTTAACGTCAGAATCACGTGATCTATTGCCTGAAAATTTACCTTATAAAACGGCGATACGAGGTAGCGCTTCTGGAAACGTACTATCCGCTGCTTTAGCAAGAGGCGATTGGAAAACGGCAGGACGAATGATGCAAAAAGACGTTTTTCATGAACCTTACCGCAAAAGCAGATTTCAAGACTTTGAACAAATACAAAAAAGCTGCTTAAAGCTTGGAGTATACGGCATGGCAATAAGTGGAGCAGGACCATCGTTATTTATCGCTGTCGAAAAAGGACAAGAAAAAATGGTAGCAACTCAATTAGCAGAGAAATTCCCGCTTTATGAAAGTTTAGTAACAAAACCATCTTCTAAAGGGATTAAAATATGTGAAACAGTATTATAA
- the thrC gene encoding threonine synthase, translated as MRWQGLIEEHKEWLPVTENTPSLTLQEGNTPLVHLEKLSKEWGIELYVKLEGANPTGSFKDRGMVMAVAKAKEEGKTVLICASTGNTSASAAAYGARAGMRTIVVIPEGRIALGKLAQAKMYGAEILEIKGNFDEALQMVREVGQEAGIALVNSVNPYRLEGQKTIAFEVINQLGQVPDVFALPVGNAGNISASWKGFTEYAERTGKQRPILLGVQAAGAAPIVHNKVVESPETVATAIRIGNPASWQLALNALDESNGTILAATDEEILEAYQMLASTEGVFAEPASCASIAGIKKQVESGLLEKGSKVVAVLTGNGLKDPETAISVNQHKALLVPEDMEQFWEDLKKGVKV; from the coding sequence ATGAGATGGCAAGGACTAATCGAAGAACATAAAGAGTGGCTACCTGTTACAGAAAATACCCCTTCACTAACTTTACAAGAAGGCAATACACCGCTCGTTCATTTAGAGAAGCTTTCAAAAGAATGGGGCATTGAACTTTACGTGAAATTAGAAGGTGCCAATCCAACTGGGTCATTTAAAGACCGCGGTATGGTCATGGCAGTTGCTAAAGCAAAAGAAGAAGGCAAAACGGTATTGATATGCGCTTCAACGGGAAATACTTCTGCTTCCGCAGCGGCTTACGGCGCACGAGCAGGGATGCGTACAATTGTCGTCATTCCAGAAGGGCGCATTGCACTTGGAAAGTTAGCCCAAGCCAAAATGTACGGAGCAGAAATTCTTGAAATTAAAGGGAATTTCGATGAAGCTCTTCAAATGGTCAGAGAAGTTGGTCAAGAAGCGGGTATTGCATTAGTCAATTCCGTTAACCCCTATCGCCTAGAAGGACAAAAAACGATTGCCTTTGAAGTTATTAATCAGTTGGGACAAGTACCAGACGTTTTTGCGTTACCAGTTGGCAATGCAGGTAACATTTCAGCATCATGGAAAGGGTTCACGGAATACGCAGAGCGTACTGGCAAACAGCGTCCAATCCTTCTAGGCGTACAAGCAGCCGGAGCTGCACCAATCGTTCACAATAAAGTAGTAGAAAGCCCAGAAACTGTAGCTACTGCTATCCGCATTGGAAATCCGGCAAGCTGGCAGTTGGCACTTAATGCCCTAGATGAATCAAATGGCACAATTTTAGCGGCTACTGATGAAGAAATTTTAGAAGCTTATCAAATGTTAGCTTCGACTGAAGGAGTTTTTGCGGAACCAGCATCGTGTGCATCGATTGCCGGTATCAAGAAACAAGTCGAAAGTGGTCTTTTGGAAAAAGGATCGAAAGTAGTAGCAGTATTAACAGGAAATGGTTTGAAAGATCCTGAAACTGCTATTTCGGTTAATCAGCACAAAGCGCTACTCGTTCCAGAAGACATGGAGCAATTTTGGGAGGATTTAAAAAAAGGAGTGAAAGTATGA